One Weissella coleopterorum DNA segment encodes these proteins:
- a CDS encoding quaternary amine ABC transporter ATP-binding protein: protein MPKVKIEHLTKIFGKRVKSALELVEKHVDKNEILAKTGSTVGVYDANLTIEEGEIFVIMGLSGSGKSTLIRLLNRLIEPTSGSIYLDGKDISKMEKQELLEVRRHKMSMVFQNFGLFPQRTVLENTMYGLEVQGIKYDEQVKRAEKALEDVNLLPFKDQYPSQLSGGMQQRVGLARALTNDPEILLMDEAFSALDPLIRRDMQDELLDLQDHFKKTIIFISHDLNEALRIGDRIAIMKDGEIVQIGTGEEILTNPANDYVRQFTEDLDRSKVLTAEKIMAKPFTTNIDVDGPNVALKKMVTEEVSGLVAVDRKRKFRGFLSTENALRARQEHLSVADVLSEMPTVSKDMLVSEIVPIIYDAPTPLAVVEDGKLLGVIIRGRVLEALAPATNNGDKEENHV, encoded by the coding sequence AAGGTAAAAATTGAACACCTTACGAAAATATTTGGAAAAAGAGTGAAATCAGCTTTGGAATTAGTTGAAAAACATGTCGATAAGAATGAAATTTTGGCTAAAACTGGTTCAACGGTGGGAGTTTATGACGCCAACTTAACGATCGAAGAAGGTGAAATCTTCGTAATTATGGGACTTTCAGGCTCAGGAAAGTCCACGTTAATTCGATTGTTAAACCGTTTAATTGAGCCGACATCAGGTTCAATCTATTTAGATGGTAAAGATATTTCAAAAATGGAAAAGCAAGAATTATTGGAAGTCCGCCGGCATAAAATGAGTATGGTCTTTCAAAATTTCGGACTGTTTCCCCAACGAACGGTGCTAGAAAATACGATGTATGGGCTGGAAGTCCAAGGCATTAAATATGATGAGCAAGTGAAACGCGCTGAAAAGGCGCTGGAGGATGTGAATTTACTTCCATTTAAGGACCAGTACCCAAGTCAATTGTCCGGCGGAATGCAGCAACGTGTGGGCTTAGCACGTGCGTTGACGAATGATCCCGAAATCTTGTTGATGGATGAAGCTTTTTCGGCATTAGATCCCTTGATTCGTCGCGATATGCAAGATGAATTACTTGATTTGCAAGATCATTTTAAAAAGACAATCATTTTCATTTCACACGATCTAAATGAAGCATTGAGAATTGGAGATCGGATCGCGATTATGAAGGATGGTGAAATTGTCCAGATTGGAACCGGAGAAGAAATTCTAACGAACCCAGCAAATGATTATGTCCGTCAATTTACGGAGGACCTTGACCGGTCAAAGGTTTTGACTGCCGAAAAAATTATGGCAAAGCCATTTACCACTAATATTGATGTAGACGGGCCCAATGTGGCGCTTAAAAAAATGGTTACTGAAGAAGTCAGTGGTTTGGTTGCAGTTGATCGAAAACGCAAGTTCCGTGGTTTCCTTTCAACAGAGAATGCTTTACGAGCACGACAAGAACATTTGTCAGTCGCAGATGTGTTATCTGAAATGCCAACTGTGTCAAAAGATATGCTAGTTTCTGAAATTGTTCCAATTATTTATGATGCTCCCACGCCTTTGGCTGTGGTTGAGGATGGAAAATTGTTAGGTGTCATTATTCGAGGACGTGTACTTGAAGCTTTAGCGCCAGCAACGAACAATGGGGATAAGGAGGAAAACCATGTTTAA
- a CDS encoding ABC transporter permease/substrate binding protein translates to MFNLLLLTSKIPLAENVEKIVSWLTDNWAGFFGAIQAGGQAIMNWSNSALGAIPPVILIFALTIFAILISGKKWSFPLFTFLGLLLVWNQGLWSDLIQTTTLVLLSSVLAIIIGVPLGIWMAKVNTVDKIVQPLLDLMQTMPGFVYLIPAVAFFGIGAVPGVFASLIFALPPTVRFTSLGIRQVPKEMEEAADSLGSTAWQKLFKVELPLAKSTILAGVNQTIMLALSMVVMASMVGAPGLGQGVLAAVQKADVGSGFVSGFALVILAIVIDRFVQFSNVEPAQQEPKSTLKKWVGLITTVVLLISMVGGLFHSQQQSKKSVDLVYVQWDSEVASNNVLAEAMRQHGYQVNLTPLDNAVMWQTLANGQADASVSAWLPNTQKAQYQKYHDQLDILGPNLKGARVGLVVPSYMDVNSIADLQQEADQTITGIEPGAGVVAAAQEAVKDYANLSGWQVQTSSTGSMAVALDKAIKQHQPIVITGWSPHWMWQKYDLKYLDDPKGVMGKSETLNTMTRKDLKDSKPDVYRVMKKFKWQPDDMEKVMLDISKGSTPQKAAQTWIKAHQKQVDAWFD, encoded by the coding sequence ATGTTTAATTTACTATTATTGACCTCTAAAATTCCATTAGCTGAAAATGTTGAAAAAATTGTTAGTTGGTTGACTGATAATTGGGCTGGTTTTTTTGGCGCAATTCAGGCAGGTGGCCAGGCCATCATGAATTGGTCAAACTCAGCCTTGGGTGCAATTCCGCCAGTTATCTTGATTTTTGCTTTAACAATTTTTGCAATTTTAATTAGTGGTAAAAAATGGAGCTTTCCGTTATTTACTTTCCTAGGATTATTGTTAGTTTGGAATCAAGGATTATGGTCCGATCTGATCCAAACAACGACTTTAGTACTACTTTCAAGTGTGCTGGCAATCATCATTGGGGTTCCTTTGGGAATATGGATGGCAAAAGTCAACACTGTTGACAAGATAGTTCAACCACTTCTAGATTTGATGCAAACAATGCCAGGATTTGTTTACTTAATTCCAGCGGTTGCATTCTTTGGAATCGGTGCAGTTCCAGGGGTATTTGCCTCATTGATTTTCGCTTTGCCACCAACGGTCCGCTTTACTAGTTTGGGGATTCGACAGGTGCCAAAAGAAATGGAAGAAGCTGCGGATTCGTTGGGCTCAACAGCATGGCAGAAGCTATTTAAAGTAGAACTTCCGCTGGCTAAGTCAACTATCTTAGCCGGTGTTAATCAGACGATTATGTTAGCTCTTTCAATGGTGGTGATGGCCTCAATGGTTGGAGCGCCTGGTTTAGGGCAAGGTGTTCTAGCAGCTGTTCAAAAAGCAGACGTTGGAAGCGGCTTTGTTAGTGGTTTTGCCTTGGTTATTTTAGCCATTGTTATTGATCGATTTGTTCAATTTTCAAATGTGGAGCCAGCGCAACAAGAGCCTAAGAGTACCTTGAAAAAGTGGGTCGGTCTAATTACTACTGTAGTTCTGCTGATTAGTATGGTTGGTGGTTTATTTCACTCACAACAACAAAGTAAAAAATCAGTTGATTTAGTTTACGTACAATGGGACTCGGAAGTGGCCTCTAATAATGTTTTAGCGGAGGCGATGCGTCAGCATGGTTATCAAGTCAATTTAACGCCTTTGGATAATGCTGTTATGTGGCAAACCTTGGCGAATGGTCAAGCAGATGCGTCCGTTTCTGCTTGGTTGCCAAATACCCAAAAGGCCCAGTATCAAAAATATCATGATCAATTGGATATTTTAGGTCCCAATTTAAAAGGCGCGCGCGTTGGCTTGGTCGTACCTAGTTATATGGACGTGAATAGCATTGCTGATTTACAGCAAGAAGCGGATCAAACGATTACCGGAATTGAACCTGGGGCGGGTGTTGTGGCAGCAGCTCAAGAAGCGGTGAAAGATTATGCGAATTTAAGTGGTTGGCAAGTTCAAACTTCATCAACCGGATCAATGGCCGTGGCTTTAGACAAGGCTATTAAACAACATCAGCCTATTGTGATTACTGGTTGGTCACCTCATTGGATGTGGCAAAAATATGATCTTAAGTATCTGGATGATCCCAAGGGCGTAATGGGGAAATCAGAAACTTTGAATACGATGACGCGGAAAGATTTGAAGGATAGTAAACCAGATGTTTATCGGGTTATGAAAAAATTCAAATGGCAACCAGATGATATGGAAAAAGTGATGTTAGATATCAGTAAAGGTTCAACACCGCAAAAAGCGGCGCAAACCTGGATCAAGGCACATCAAAAGCAAGTCGATGCTTGGTTTGATTAG